A DNA window from Massilia putida contains the following coding sequences:
- a CDS encoding MFS transporter produces the protein MAGKANSIKLFSFDTPQMRAFHLTWVAFFVCFYAWFACAPLMPVIKGVFHLSVSQIADINIAAVAITIVVRLLVGPLCDRFGPRKTYTGLLALGAIPVLGVAMSQSYESFLLFRLGIGAVGASFVITQYHTSVMFGPKVVGTANAASAGWGNSGGGVAQATMPLLLGAVIMAGVSETMGWRVALLVPGVLMLIMSVVYYKFTQDCPEGNFAELRAAGVAFEGGGKGGWSSFFEACRNYRAWLLFITYGACFGIELFIHNVAATYYVDHFGLSLKGAGMAAGSFGLLALFARALGGWISDKAAARGDLNSRVNLLFILMIGEGLGLLWFSQTTDVTMAIVAMLAFGLCTHMACGSTYALVPFVSRKALGGVAGIVGAGGNVGAVLAGFLMKATGDVRQTLMILGGAVLVSALCAIGVRFSLTAPETPAPAAA, from the coding sequence ATGGCCGGCAAAGCAAACAGCATCAAGCTATTCTCCTTTGATACGCCCCAGATGCGCGCGTTCCACCTGACCTGGGTGGCCTTCTTCGTCTGCTTTTACGCCTGGTTCGCCTGCGCACCGCTGATGCCGGTGATCAAGGGCGTGTTCCACCTGTCGGTCAGCCAGATCGCCGACATCAACATCGCCGCCGTCGCCATCACCATCGTCGTGCGCCTGCTCGTCGGTCCGCTGTGCGACCGCTTCGGCCCGCGCAAGACCTATACGGGTCTGCTGGCGCTGGGCGCGATCCCCGTGCTGGGCGTGGCCATGTCCCAGAGCTACGAAAGCTTCCTGCTGTTCCGCCTCGGCATCGGCGCGGTCGGTGCCAGCTTCGTGATCACCCAGTACCACACCTCGGTCATGTTCGGCCCGAAGGTCGTCGGCACCGCCAACGCGGCATCGGCCGGCTGGGGCAACAGCGGCGGCGGCGTCGCGCAAGCCACGATGCCGCTGCTGCTGGGCGCCGTGATCATGGCCGGCGTCAGCGAAACGATGGGCTGGCGCGTCGCCCTGCTGGTGCCGGGCGTGCTGATGCTGATCATGTCGGTCGTCTACTACAAGTTCACCCAGGACTGCCCGGAAGGCAACTTCGCCGAACTGCGCGCCGCAGGCGTGGCGTTCGAGGGCGGCGGCAAGGGCGGCTGGTCGAGCTTCTTCGAAGCCTGCCGCAACTACCGCGCCTGGCTGCTGTTCATCACCTACGGCGCCTGCTTCGGCATCGAACTGTTCATCCACAACGTCGCCGCCACTTATTACGTCGACCACTTCGGCCTGTCGCTGAAAGGCGCCGGCATGGCCGCCGGCAGCTTCGGCCTGCTGGCCCTGTTCGCCCGTGCCCTCGGCGGCTGGATCTCGGACAAGGCGGCCGCCCGCGGCGATTTGAACAGCCGCGTGAACCTGCTGTTCATCCTGATGATCGGCGAAGGCCTGGGCCTGCTGTGGTTCTCGCAGACGACCGACGTGACGATGGCCATCGTCGCCATGCTCGCCTTCGGCCTGTGCACCCACATGGCGTGCGGCTCGACCTACGCTCTGGTGCCGTTCGTGAGCCGCAAGGCGCTGGGCGGCGTGGCCGGCATCGTCGGCGCGGGCGGCAACGTCGGTGCCGTGCTGGCCGGCTTCCTGATGAAGGCGACCGGCGACGTGCGCCAGACCCTGATGATCCTCGGCGGCGCCGTCCTCGTCTCGGCACTGTGCGCCATTGGTGTGCGCTTCTCGCTCACCGCCCCTGAAACGCCGGCACCCGCCGCCGCCTGA
- the nirB gene encoding nitrite reductase large subunit NirB yields the protein MKLIVIGHGMVGHKFLETLFADAAQASNFKVTVLCEEPRPAYDRVHLSSYFSGTTAEQLSLVAPGFFEKHAANIDLKLNAQAVAVDRDAKTVTLADGEVLAYDKLVFATGSYPFVPPVPGKERDDIFVYRTIEDLEKMTECGARSKSGVVVGGGLLGLECAKALRDMNLDTHVVEFAPRLMAVQVDDLGGRVLRNKIAALGVSVHTQKNTLRIVDGETATHRMEFADGTHLEADMIVFSAGIRPRDELAKACGLTLGPRGGIAIDDACLASDPHVYAIGECASWGGQTFGLVAPGYEMARIVARALLGQEAAFAGADMSTKLKLMGVDVASIGDAHGNTPGARSFQFTDERKQVYKKIVVSDCGKKLLGAVLIGDAAEYGSLLQMMLNDMELPESPEFLILPQVEGGARPALGVEALPASAQVCSCNAVSKGVIADAVAGGACDIGAIKSCTNAGTSCGGCVPLVTQIMKAEMAKAGMAVNNHVCEHFAYSRQELHHLIRVGGIKSFGELLHKHGKGLGCDICKPVVANILASTWNDFVLKPEHASLQDSNDYFLGNIQKDGTYSVVPRMPGGEVTPDGLIAVGQVAKKYGLYTKITGGQRVDLFGARVDQLPAIWEELIAAGFESGHAYGKSLRTVKSCVGSTWCRYGVGDSVGFAIALENRYKGLRAPHKIKFGVSGCTRECAEAQGKDVGLIATEKGWNLYVCGNGGMKPRHAELIASDLDEATVVKLVDRFLMFYVRTADRLQRTSTWRENLEGGLEYLKQVVVDDKLGIAAELEADMQRVVDTYADEWKNAVEDPAVRQRFRSFVNTDGTDDNVVFMPERGQIRPATPEERRRTIPIAVA from the coding sequence ATGAAACTGATCGTCATCGGCCACGGCATGGTGGGCCACAAATTCCTCGAGACCCTGTTCGCGGATGCCGCGCAAGCGTCCAACTTCAAGGTGACCGTCCTGTGCGAGGAACCGCGTCCCGCCTACGACCGCGTGCACCTGTCCTCGTACTTCTCGGGCACGACGGCCGAGCAGCTGTCGCTCGTCGCGCCGGGCTTCTTCGAGAAGCACGCCGCCAACATCGACCTGAAGCTGAACGCGCAGGCCGTCGCCGTCGATCGCGATGCGAAGACCGTCACGCTGGCCGACGGTGAAGTGCTGGCCTACGACAAGCTGGTGTTCGCGACCGGTTCGTACCCGTTCGTGCCGCCGGTCCCGGGCAAGGAGCGCGACGATATCTTCGTCTACCGCACCATCGAAGACCTGGAAAAGATGACGGAATGCGGCGCCCGTTCGAAGTCGGGCGTCGTCGTCGGCGGCGGCCTGCTGGGCCTCGAATGCGCCAAGGCCCTGCGCGACATGAACCTCGACACGCACGTCGTCGAATTCGCGCCGCGCCTGATGGCCGTGCAGGTCGACGACCTGGGCGGCCGCGTCCTGCGCAACAAGATCGCGGCGCTGGGCGTCTCGGTCCACACGCAAAAGAACACGCTGCGCATCGTCGACGGCGAGACGGCCACGCACCGCATGGAATTCGCCGACGGCACGCACCTGGAAGCCGACATGATCGTGTTCTCGGCCGGCATCCGCCCGCGCGACGAACTGGCCAAGGCTTGCGGCCTGACGCTCGGCCCGCGCGGCGGCATCGCCATCGACGACGCCTGCCTCGCGTCCGACCCGCATGTCTACGCCATCGGCGAATGCGCGTCGTGGGGCGGCCAGACCTTCGGCCTCGTCGCACCGGGCTACGAGATGGCCCGCATCGTCGCCCGTGCGTTGCTCGGCCAGGAAGCCGCGTTTGCCGGCGCCGACATGAGCACGAAACTGAAGCTGATGGGCGTGGACGTCGCGTCGATCGGCGACGCCCACGGCAACACGCCGGGCGCACGCAGCTTCCAGTTCACGGACGAGCGCAAGCAAGTGTATAAGAAGATCGTCGTCTCCGACTGCGGCAAGAAGCTGCTGGGCGCCGTGCTGATCGGCGACGCGGCCGAATACGGCAGCCTGCTGCAGATGATGCTCAACGATATGGAGCTGCCGGAGTCGCCGGAATTCCTGATCCTGCCGCAGGTCGAAGGTGGTGCCCGTCCGGCGCTGGGCGTCGAGGCGCTGCCGGCGTCCGCGCAGGTCTGCTCGTGCAATGCCGTCAGCAAGGGCGTCATCGCCGACGCCGTCGCCGGCGGTGCCTGCGACATCGGCGCGATCAAGTCGTGCACCAACGCCGGCACGTCGTGCGGCGGCTGCGTGCCGCTCGTCACGCAGATCATGAAGGCCGAGATGGCGAAAGCCGGCATGGCCGTCAACAATCACGTGTGCGAACACTTCGCGTACTCGCGCCAGGAACTGCACCACCTGATCCGCGTGGGCGGCATCAAGAGCTTCGGCGAACTGCTGCACAAGCACGGCAAGGGCCTCGGCTGCGACATCTGCAAACCGGTGGTCGCCAACATCCTCGCGTCGACGTGGAACGATTTCGTGCTCAAGCCCGAGCACGCGAGCCTGCAGGACTCGAACGACTACTTCCTCGGCAACATCCAGAAGGACGGCACCTATTCCGTCGTGCCGCGCATGCCGGGCGGCGAAGTGACGCCGGACGGCCTGATCGCCGTCGGCCAGGTCGCGAAGAAATACGGCCTGTACACCAAGATCACGGGCGGCCAGCGCGTCGATCTGTTCGGCGCCCGCGTGGACCAGCTGCCGGCGATCTGGGAAGAGCTGATCGCGGCCGGCTTCGAATCGGGCCACGCCTACGGCAAGTCGCTGCGCACGGTGAAATCGTGCGTGGGTTCGACGTGGTGCCGCTACGGCGTGGGCGACTCCGTCGGCTTCGCCATCGCGCTGGAAAACCGCTACAAGGGCCTGCGCGCGCCGCACAAGATCAAGTTCGGCGTCTCCGGCTGCACCCGCGAATGCGCCGAGGCGCAGGGCAAGGACGTGGGCCTGATCGCCACCGAGAAGGGCTGGAACCTGTACGTGTGCGGTAACGGCGGCATGAAGCCCCGCCACGCCGAGCTGATCGCGTCGGACCTGGACGAAGCGACGGTCGTGAAACTGGTCGACCGCTTCCTGATGTTCTACGTGCGCACCGCCGACCGCCTGCAGCGCACGAGCACGTGGCGCGAAAACCTGGAAGGCGGCCTGGAGTACCTGAAGCAGGTCGTCGTCGACGACAAGCTGGGTATCGCGGCCGAACTGGAAGCGGACATGCAGCGCGTGGTCGACACGTATGCCGACGAGTGGAAGAACGCCGTCGAAGACCCGGCCGTGCGCCAGCGCTTCCGCAGCTTCGTCAACACCGACGGCACGGACGACAACGTCGTGTTCATGCCGGAGCGCGGCCAGATCCGTCCGGCCACGCCGGAGGAACGCCGCCGCACCATCCCGATTGCCGTCGCTTGA
- the nirD gene encoding nitrite reductase small subunit NirD produces MHRDIQLNQWNAVCSLDQIVPDTGVAALLNGRQVAVFRVGAESPRLFAIDNYDPNSDAAVLSRGLVGSIGERVVVASPIYKQHFDLQTGECLEAPHHSVSSYPVRVEDGKVWVGA; encoded by the coding sequence ATGCATCGCGATATCCAACTGAATCAGTGGAATGCCGTCTGCTCGCTCGACCAGATCGTCCCGGACACCGGCGTGGCCGCATTGCTGAACGGTCGCCAGGTGGCCGTGTTCCGCGTGGGCGCCGAGTCCCCGCGCCTGTTCGCCATCGATAACTACGATCCGAATTCGGACGCGGCCGTGCTGTCGCGCGGCCTGGTCGGCAGCATCGGCGAGCGCGTCGTCGTCGCCTCGCCGATCTACAAGCAGCACTTCGACCTGCAGACGGGCGAATGCCTGGAAGCGCCGCACCACTCGGTGTCCAGCTATCCGGTCCGTGTCGAAGACGGCAAGGTCTGGGTGGGGGCGTAA
- a CDS encoding NAD(P)/FAD-dependent oxidoreductase → MKAPHAHPRLVVIGNGMAGMRTVEELLKLAPHMYRITVFGAEPHGNYNRILLSPVLAGEKTVDDIMLNTREWYDANGITLHAGDPVVRIDRKKRVVHAASGLTVAYDRLLIATGSKPFIVPVPGNQLPGVIGFRDISDVDTMLAAARAGGKAVVIGGGLLGLEAANGLLRQGMEVAVVHVMGSLMNQQLDPPAAELLRASLELRGLRILLNRQTIAIEGDERVSAVRFDDGETVAADLVVMAAGVRPNVELAKEAGLHCERAIVVDDTLQTYDPRVYAVGECVQHRRATFGLVAPIWDQARVAAAHLAGAGHRRYVQQATATKLKVTGVDLYSAGDIVGGEGSEDLVLRDRRGGIYKRLVVAGNRLTGAVLYGDVADGPWYFDLIQQRTDISSIRDQLLFGRAHADDTAAQAA, encoded by the coding sequence ATGAAAGCCCCACATGCGCATCCGCGGCTCGTCGTCATCGGCAACGGCATGGCGGGCATGCGCACGGTCGAGGAGCTCCTGAAACTCGCGCCCCACATGTACCGCATCACCGTGTTCGGCGCGGAGCCGCACGGGAATTACAACCGCATCCTGCTGTCGCCCGTGCTGGCCGGCGAGAAGACCGTCGACGACATCATGCTCAACACGCGTGAGTGGTACGACGCCAACGGCATCACCCTGCACGCGGGCGACCCGGTCGTGCGCATCGACCGCAAGAAGCGCGTCGTGCATGCGGCATCGGGCCTCACGGTGGCGTACGACCGCCTGTTGATCGCAACGGGTTCGAAGCCGTTCATCGTGCCGGTGCCGGGCAACCAGCTGCCCGGCGTGATCGGCTTCCGCGACATCAGCGACGTCGACACGATGCTTGCGGCCGCGCGTGCGGGCGGCAAGGCCGTCGTCATCGGCGGCGGCCTGCTCGGCCTGGAGGCGGCCAACGGCCTGCTGCGCCAGGGGATGGAAGTCGCGGTCGTCCACGTGATGGGCAGCCTGATGAACCAGCAGCTCGATCCGCCCGCGGCCGAACTGCTGCGCGCCAGCCTGGAACTGCGCGGCCTGCGCATCCTGCTGAACCGCCAGACCATCGCCATCGAAGGCGACGAGCGCGTTTCCGCCGTGCGCTTCGACGATGGCGAGACGGTAGCCGCCGACCTCGTCGTGATGGCCGCAGGCGTGCGTCCGAACGTCGAACTGGCGAAAGAAGCGGGCCTGCACTGCGAGCGCGCGATCGTCGTCGACGACACCCTGCAGACCTACGACCCGCGCGTGTACGCCGTCGGCGAATGCGTGCAGCACCGCCGCGCCACGTTCGGCCTCGTCGCGCCAATCTGGGACCAGGCACGCGTCGCCGCCGCCCATCTGGCGGGCGCCGGCCACCGCCGCTACGTGCAGCAGGCCACCGCGACGAAGCTGAAGGTGACGGGCGTGGACCTGTACTCGGCCGGCGACATCGTCGGCGGCGAGGGCAGCGAAGACCTGGTGCTGCGCGACCGCCGCGGCGGCATCTATAAACGTCTCGTCGTCGCGGGCAACCGCCTGACGGGCGCCGTGTTGTACGGGGACGTCGCGGACGGCCCGTGGTACTTCGACCTGATTCAACAGCGGACGGACATCTCGTCCATCCGCGACCAGTTGCTGTTCGGGCGCGCGCACGCGGACGACACCGCTGCGCAGGCGGCCTGA
- a CDS encoding nitrate reductase — translation MKLSAIPTTVRTTCPYCGVGCGVNAQVGQDGAIAIAGDVAHPASQGRLCVKGSALGETLGNHGRLLAPMVREDGKPRGTLREASWDEALDKVAQGFARVIAEHGPEAVALYVSGQLLTEDYYVANKFMKGYVGSANIDTNSRLCMSSAVAGHKRAFGEDVVPGNYEDFELADLIVLVGSNAAWCHPTLYQRIARAKQERPELKVVVIDPRRTATCDIADLHLPVKPGTDVWLFDGLFGHLAGHAADEGFVDAHTTGLADALDAAAKAGSPADVARTCRVDPRDLERFYDLFANTEKVVTAFTMGVNQSTSGADKVNAIINCHLITGRIGRPGMGPFSLTGQPNAMGGREVGGLANMLAAHMDLDDAAQRAALQDFWGSPRVADKPGLKAVDLFRAIEEGKVKAVWIMATNPLVSLPDADQARRALEKCELVVASDIVLGTDTNEAAHVLLPALGWGEKDGTVTNSERCISRQRAFLSAPGSARADWDIICDVARRMGYAGFEFTSAHEIFDEHARLSGWKNGTDGQRRRVFDIKGLAGMTRADYDALDPVQWPVRTPGEATARLFGDGHFAHGDGRARFVPTVPRAPAYLPGGDYPLVLNTGRVRDQWHTMTRTGRSQKLAEHVPEPFIDMHPQDALLCGVKAGELARVTSDWGAVVARVQHGGGIARGSVFMPIHWSGQTASDARVGTVVNPAVDPVSGEPEFKHTPVRIEPFGVTWYGFILSRTELPLREAANWTRIQGKDFIRYELAGRKPFADAAAWTRRLLDVHDEDADWIEVEDKNGGMVRAAHLVDGRIESCLFVAQRADLPARAWLASMFDKDKLEPADRISLLAGRAKEKGFDAGPTVCSCFGVGRKTIEIAIRQNNLCDAAAVTACTKAGGNCGSCIPEIRSLLAEAQVAEA, via the coding sequence ATGAAGTTGTCAGCCATCCCCACTACCGTCCGTACGACCTGCCCGTATTGCGGCGTCGGCTGCGGCGTCAATGCCCAGGTCGGGCAGGACGGCGCGATTGCCATCGCGGGCGACGTGGCCCACCCGGCCAGCCAGGGCCGCCTGTGCGTGAAGGGTTCCGCGCTGGGCGAGACGCTCGGCAACCATGGCCGGCTGCTCGCGCCGATGGTGCGCGAGGATGGGAAACCGAGAGGCACGCTGCGCGAAGCCTCCTGGGACGAAGCGCTGGACAAGGTCGCGCAGGGCTTCGCGCGCGTCATCGCCGAACACGGCCCGGAAGCCGTCGCGCTGTACGTCTCCGGCCAGCTGCTGACCGAGGACTACTACGTCGCCAACAAGTTCATGAAGGGCTATGTGGGCAGCGCGAACATCGACACGAATTCGCGCCTGTGCATGTCGTCGGCCGTGGCCGGCCACAAGCGCGCGTTCGGCGAGGACGTCGTGCCGGGCAACTACGAGGATTTCGAACTGGCCGACCTGATCGTGCTCGTCGGCTCGAACGCGGCCTGGTGCCACCCGACCTTGTACCAGCGCATCGCGCGCGCGAAGCAGGAGCGGCCGGAACTCAAGGTCGTCGTCATCGACCCGCGCCGCACGGCCACGTGCGACATCGCCGACCTGCACCTGCCCGTCAAGCCGGGCACGGACGTGTGGTTGTTCGACGGCCTGTTCGGCCACCTGGCCGGGCATGCGGCCGACGAGGGTTTCGTCGACGCGCACACGACCGGCCTCGCGGACGCGCTGGATGCGGCCGCCAAAGCCGGTTCGCCGGCCGACGTGGCCAGGACCTGCCGCGTCGATCCGCGCGACCTGGAGCGCTTCTACGACCTGTTCGCGAATACGGAGAAGGTCGTGACGGCCTTCACGATGGGCGTGAACCAGTCGACGAGCGGCGCCGACAAGGTCAACGCGATCATCAACTGCCACCTGATCACGGGCCGCATCGGCCGTCCGGGCATGGGCCCGTTCTCGCTGACGGGCCAGCCGAACGCGATGGGCGGGCGCGAAGTGGGCGGCCTCGCGAACATGCTGGCCGCGCACATGGATCTCGACGATGCCGCGCAGCGCGCCGCGCTGCAGGACTTCTGGGGTTCGCCGCGCGTGGCGGACAAGCCGGGCCTGAAAGCCGTCGACCTGTTCCGCGCCATCGAGGAGGGCAAAGTCAAGGCCGTGTGGATCATGGCGACCAACCCGCTCGTGAGCCTGCCCGATGCCGACCAGGCGCGCCGCGCGCTCGAGAAGTGCGAGCTGGTGGTGGCCTCCGACATCGTTCTCGGCACGGATACGAACGAGGCGGCCCACGTGCTGCTGCCGGCCCTCGGCTGGGGCGAGAAGGATGGCACGGTCACCAATTCGGAGCGCTGCATCTCGCGCCAGCGCGCCTTCCTGTCCGCGCCGGGCAGCGCGCGCGCCGACTGGGACATCATCTGCGACGTCGCGCGCCGCATGGGTTATGCGGGTTTCGAGTTCACCTCCGCGCACGAGATCTTCGACGAGCACGCGCGCCTGTCCGGGTGGAAGAACGGCACCGACGGCCAGCGCCGCCGCGTGTTCGACATCAAGGGCCTGGCCGGCATGACGCGCGCCGACTACGACGCGCTCGATCCCGTCCAGTGGCCCGTGCGCACGCCGGGCGAGGCCACGGCCCGGCTGTTCGGCGACGGCCATTTTGCCCACGGCGACGGCCGCGCGCGCTTCGTGCCGACGGTACCGCGCGCACCCGCCTACCTGCCCGGCGGCGACTACCCGCTCGTGCTGAACACGGGCCGCGTGCGCGACCAGTGGCACACGATGACGCGCACGGGCCGCTCGCAGAAACTCGCGGAACACGTCCCGGAACCGTTCATCGACATGCACCCGCAGGATGCCCTGCTGTGCGGCGTGAAGGCGGGCGAACTGGCGCGCGTGACGAGCGACTGGGGCGCCGTCGTGGCGCGCGTGCAGCACGGCGGCGGCATCGCGCGCGGCAGCGTGTTCATGCCGATCCACTGGAGCGGCCAGACGGCGTCCGACGCGCGCGTGGGCACCGTCGTCAACCCGGCCGTCGACCCCGTGTCCGGCGAGCCGGAATTCAAGCACACGCCGGTGCGCATCGAGCCGTTCGGCGTCACGTGGTACGGCTTCATCCTGTCGCGCACGGAACTGCCGCTGCGCGAGGCCGCGAACTGGACGCGCATCCAGGGCAAGGATTTCATCCGCTACGAACTGGCCGGGCGCAAGCCCTTCGCCGACGCCGCGGCCTGGACGCGGCGCCTGCTGGACGTGCACGACGAGGACGCCGACTGGATCGAGGTGGAAGACAAGAACGGCGGCATGGTACGCGCCGCGCATCTCGTCGACGGCCGCATCGAATCCTGCCTGTTCGTCGCGCAGCGCGCCGACCTGCCGGCCCGCGCCTGGCTCGCGAGCATGTTCGACAAGGACAAGCTGGAACCCGCCGACCGCATCAGCCTCCTGGCGGGCCGCGCGAAAGAGAAGGGCTTCGACGCGGGACCGACCGTGTGCTCGTGCTTCGGCGTGGGCCGCAAGACGATCGAAATCGCGATCCGCCAGAACAATCTGTGCGACGCGGCCGCCGTCACGGCGTGCACGAAGGCGGGCGGCAATTGCGGGTCGTGCATTCCGGAGATCCGGTCGCTGCTGGCCGAGGCGCAGGTGGCTGAAGCCTGA
- a CDS encoding LysR family transcriptional regulator: MSTDFSGINPTADRMMLVETFVRIVDAGSLSAAARALATTQPTISRRLKALEKSLGVRLLQRSTHAMKLTDDGMRCYARAKELIAGWQEFESEIRGAVDEPVGMLRVVAPHAFGQQQLVAPLAEYLARYPRMTVDWTLHDRTPDFIGEGIDCAIRVGEIDDPSVVAIRLGDVPRIVVGSPALLEGGAVPAHPDELARLPWISVSHFYRDEVALTHAQRAEAVRVNIRPRLYTDNLYAMRNAVVLGVGAAIGSRWALREELDAGRLVQLVPEWQASPLPIWLIYPPARFYPARLRRFIDIMRVAVPRAFGIVAPRPSAVVPAQAGTHSERTK, encoded by the coding sequence ATGAGCACAGATTTTTCGGGCATCAATCCTACTGCCGACCGTATGATGCTGGTCGAAACCTTCGTCCGGATCGTCGATGCCGGCAGCCTGTCCGCCGCCGCGCGGGCGCTCGCGACGACGCAGCCGACGATCAGCCGGCGCCTGAAAGCGTTGGAGAAATCGCTGGGGGTGCGCCTGCTGCAGCGGTCCACGCACGCGATGAAGCTGACGGACGACGGCATGCGCTGCTATGCGCGGGCGAAGGAATTGATCGCGGGGTGGCAGGAGTTCGAAAGCGAGATCCGGGGCGCCGTGGACGAACCGGTCGGGATGCTGCGCGTCGTCGCGCCGCACGCGTTCGGCCAGCAGCAGCTGGTGGCGCCGCTGGCCGAATACCTGGCCCGCTATCCGCGCATGACGGTGGACTGGACGCTGCACGACCGCACGCCCGACTTCATCGGCGAAGGCATCGATTGCGCGATCCGCGTGGGGGAGATCGACGATCCGTCCGTCGTGGCGATCCGGCTGGGCGACGTGCCCCGCATCGTCGTCGGGTCGCCCGCCCTGCTCGAGGGCGGCGCCGTGCCCGCGCATCCGGACGAGCTGGCGCGCCTGCCCTGGATTTCGGTCAGCCATTTCTATCGGGACGAGGTGGCGCTGACGCATGCGCAGCGCGCCGAGGCCGTACGCGTGAACATCCGGCCGCGCCTGTACACGGACAACCTGTACGCGATGCGCAACGCCGTCGTGCTGGGTGTGGGCGCGGCGATCGGTTCGCGCTGGGCGCTGCGCGAGGAACTGGACGCGGGCCGCCTGGTGCAGCTCGTGCCGGAATGGCAGGCGTCGCCGCTGCCGATCTGGCTGATCTACCCGCCGGCGCGTTTTTATCCGGCGCGGCTGCGGCGCTTCATCGACATCATGCGGGTGGCGGTGCCGCGGGCGTTCGGCATCGTGGCGCCGCGACCATCAGCCGTCGTTCCCGCGCAGGCGGGAACCCATTCTGAGCGCACGAAGTAG
- a CDS encoding MFS transporter: protein MSIAHTAATAVPVQTRLTSPLIFLLAASTGLSVAALYYSQPTLGILASDLHASNRAVGWIPTLTQFGYALGLLFLAPLGDRFDRRTIIVAKSLLLAAALLAIGAAPNLTVLLGASLAVGLLATVAQDIVPAAATLAPAEHRGRIVGTVMTGLLLGILLSRVVGGFVAEAFGWRAVFVGAAAVAGLTTAVLARWLPNFKPTSANAYPALLASLAGLWKQHRALRLAATAQGLLAIGFSAFWSTLAVMLHGAPFHLGSAAAGSFGLAGAVGALAAPFAGRLADRRGPQWVTRLGATLSVASFAVMFAMPHLSSAAQLVLLALATVGFDLGVQATLIAHQTIVYGIAPEARSRLNAILMTTMFVGMAAGGALGAQALAAWGWNGIVALAVGSSVAALAVRMRAASGK, encoded by the coding sequence ATGAGCATCGCACACACCGCCGCGACTGCCGTACCGGTCCAAACGAGGCTGACCTCGCCTCTGATCTTCCTGCTGGCCGCAAGCACCGGCCTGTCCGTCGCCGCCCTCTACTACAGCCAGCCCACGCTCGGCATCCTGGCCTCCGACCTGCACGCCAGCAACCGGGCCGTTGGCTGGATCCCGACCCTGACGCAATTCGGCTACGCCCTCGGCTTGCTGTTCCTGGCGCCGCTGGGCGACCGCTTCGACCGCCGCACCATCATCGTCGCGAAATCGCTGCTGCTGGCCGCCGCGCTGCTGGCCATCGGCGCCGCACCGAACCTGACCGTGCTGTTGGGCGCGAGCCTCGCCGTCGGCCTGCTGGCCACCGTCGCCCAGGACATCGTCCCGGCGGCCGCCACCCTGGCCCCGGCCGAGCACCGCGGCCGCATCGTCGGCACCGTCATGACGGGGCTGCTGCTGGGCATCCTGCTGTCGCGCGTCGTCGGCGGCTTCGTCGCCGAAGCGTTCGGCTGGCGCGCCGTGTTCGTCGGCGCCGCCGCCGTCGCCGGCCTGACGACTGCGGTCCTGGCCCGCTGGCTGCCGAACTTCAAGCCGACGAGCGCCAATGCCTATCCGGCCCTGCTGGCGTCGCTGGCCGGGCTGTGGAAACAGCACCGCGCCCTGCGCCTCGCCGCGACGGCCCAGGGCCTGCTGGCGATCGGCTTCTCGGCCTTCTGGTCCACGCTGGCCGTGATGCTGCATGGCGCCCCGTTCCACCTCGGTTCCGCCGCTGCCGGTTCGTTCGGCCTGGCCGGTGCCGTCGGTGCCCTGGCGGCCCCGTTCGCCGGCCGCCTGGCCGACCGCCGCGGCCCGCAGTGGGTGACCCGCCTCGGCGCCACCCTGAGCGTCGCCTCGTTCGCCGTCATGTTCGCCATGCCGCACCTGTCGAGCGCAGCGCAGCTGGTGCTGCTGGCCCTGGCCACCGTCGGCTTCGACCTGGGCGTGCAAGCCACGCTGATCGCCCACCAGACGATCGTTTACGGCATCGCACCGGAAGCCCGCAGCCGCCTGAACGCGATCCTGATGACGACCATGTTCGTCGGCATGGCCGCCGGCGGTGCCCTCGGCGCCCAGGCGCTGGCCGCGTGGGGCTGGAACGGCATCGTGGCCCTGGCCGTCGGCTCGAGCGTGGCCGCGCTGGCGGTGCGCATGCGGGCAGCGTCGGGCAAGTAA
- a CDS encoding PAAR domain-containing protein translates to MVIRYHITAGAGTTAGGKVLSGSSTDSIDGARVACAGDPVSCPQCHATGVIEPDGPRLSDRFDGREKALSDDVCRCKCDPPPRLVASQTLSRQIVGAF, encoded by the coding sequence ATGGTCATCCGATACCACATCACGGCCGGCGCCGGCACGACGGCCGGCGGCAAAGTCCTGTCGGGCAGTTCGACCGATTCGATCGACGGCGCACGCGTCGCCTGTGCGGGCGATCCGGTCTCGTGCCCGCAATGCCACGCCACGGGCGTGATCGAGCCGGACGGGCCGCGCCTCAGCGACCGCTTCGACGGCAGGGAGAAGGCACTCAGCGACGATGTGTGCCGCTGCAAGTGTGACCCGCCGCCGCGCCTGGTCGCCAGCCAGACGCTGTCCAGGCAGATCGTCGGCGCCTTCTAA